In one window of Frigoriglobus tundricola DNA:
- a CDS encoding PVC-type heme-binding CxxCH protein, whose amino-acid sequence MFSPSLAYAQRDANVPDPDPELERKTFTVAPGFEVSLYAADPLLAKPIQMNFDPQGRLWVASSEIYPQIKPGEKANDKIIILEDTKGVGKADKTTVFADGLLIPTGLEPGDGGVYVANSTEIVHLSASKPGGKADKRKVLLSGFGTEDTHHIIHTFRWGPDCRLYFNQSIYIHSHIETPTGVKRLNAGGIWRFNPDKTELDVFARGWVNAWGHAFDKYGQSLVTDGAGGEGINHVVPGGYYLTSVGPHAQRLLHGMNPGSPKYCGLEVISGRHFPDDWQGDVVTNDFRGHRVCRFKLQEDGSTFASREMTEVIKSNHPAFRPIDVKMGPDGALYIADWYNPIIQHGEVDFRDPRRDKTHGRIWRVTAKGRPLVERPKLVDATIPELLDQLKAPEQWTRQQAKRVLKERGAEKVMPELGRWLGQLDQKHADFERHVLEATWVAEVLGPGIGAGDRLTAAKDPQVRAAALRICARSILSIAGASTQVARSVLDENPRVRLEAIRGLAHGPGNGVETALAALDKPMDRTLDYALWLTVRELEPYWLPEFQAGKLTFGGDAKKLAFALNAIGNKDTVKPVLALIDGGNVPKENVRGLYLLLAQIGGSEELAKVLTYAGRTADVPAPQRIELTQAVEDAIRTRKVPAPKAASGLSALSALLVDKEAARRSALRIVGLWKVQDHAQLLSEVAGDEKGTTEDRRAALDGLVALGGTWANTTLDALMSPKSPPEFRRDAIIASTGVKIDSAAQKAAEFLSDAKPEEELVDLFAAFLNRKGGASVLAKALADKKLNPDVAKIGLKAVRAVGQPADDLTAALTKAGDLGAARKPPTEAEVKALTAEAVKSGDAARGEVIFRRKELQCLACHGYGGAGGQVGPDLTSIGASAQPDYLVDSLLLPHKAIKEGFDVTRVVTAEDTVVQGIKVREGNGVLVLRSAEDKEITLPLKDIAERTKSTKSLMPEGLTDQLTKQEFSDLVRFLTDLGKVGGPYAPSKARVVRRWQVIDPTNANLNAFRRARVSAAAESDAPFTWSPAYSRVSGNLPLADLPKFTVWVDTAQQSVVRFQLDVTTAGAAKLKFNSVAGLSVYVGNTPVDPQAETLLDLKAGVQTVTILIDRSKRTDEVRVELDDVEKSPARVAVVGGK is encoded by the coding sequence GTGTTCTCCCCCTCCCTGGCGTATGCCCAGCGCGACGCCAACGTGCCCGACCCCGACCCCGAACTGGAGCGCAAGACGTTCACCGTCGCGCCGGGGTTCGAGGTGTCCCTGTATGCGGCCGATCCGCTCCTGGCGAAGCCGATACAGATGAACTTCGACCCGCAGGGGCGGCTCTGGGTCGCGTCGAGCGAGATCTACCCGCAGATCAAGCCGGGCGAGAAGGCGAACGACAAGATCATCATCCTCGAAGACACGAAGGGCGTCGGCAAAGCGGACAAGACCACGGTGTTCGCGGACGGTCTGCTGATCCCCACCGGTCTCGAACCGGGCGACGGCGGGGTGTACGTCGCGAACAGCACCGAGATCGTTCACCTGAGCGCGAGCAAGCCCGGCGGTAAGGCCGACAAGCGGAAGGTGCTGCTGTCGGGCTTCGGCACGGAAGACACGCACCACATCATCCACACCTTTCGGTGGGGGCCGGACTGCCGGTTGTACTTCAACCAGTCGATCTACATCCACAGCCACATCGAAACGCCGACGGGGGTGAAGCGCCTCAACGCCGGCGGCATCTGGCGGTTCAACCCGGACAAAACCGAACTCGACGTGTTCGCACGCGGGTGGGTGAACGCCTGGGGCCACGCATTCGATAAGTACGGGCAATCGCTCGTGACCGACGGCGCCGGCGGCGAGGGCATCAACCACGTGGTCCCCGGCGGCTACTACCTCACAAGCGTCGGGCCACACGCGCAGCGGTTGCTGCACGGCATGAACCCCGGCAGCCCGAAGTATTGCGGCCTCGAAGTGATCAGCGGCCGGCACTTCCCGGACGACTGGCAGGGCGATGTCGTCACCAACGACTTCCGCGGTCACCGCGTCTGCCGCTTCAAGTTACAGGAAGACGGCAGCACGTTCGCGAGCCGCGAAATGACGGAAGTCATCAAGAGCAACCACCCCGCGTTCCGGCCGATCGACGTGAAGATGGGGCCGGACGGCGCGCTATACATCGCCGACTGGTACAACCCGATCATCCAGCACGGCGAAGTCGATTTTCGCGACCCGCGCCGCGACAAAACACACGGCCGCATCTGGCGCGTGACCGCGAAGGGTCGCCCGCTCGTCGAGCGCCCCAAACTGGTGGATGCGACCATCCCCGAACTCCTGGATCAACTGAAGGCGCCCGAGCAGTGGACGCGCCAGCAAGCCAAGCGGGTGCTGAAGGAACGTGGCGCGGAGAAGGTGATGCCGGAACTGGGGCGCTGGCTGGGACAGCTCGATCAGAAGCACGCGGATTTCGAACGCCATGTGTTAGAAGCAACATGGGTCGCAGAAGTGTTGGGGCCGGGCATCGGAGCGGGAGATCGCTTAACCGCTGCGAAAGATCCTCAAGTGAGAGCCGCCGCCCTTCGAATCTGTGCGCGGTCAATCCTCTCCATAGCCGGTGCTTCGACGCAGGTGGCAAGAAGTGTTCTGGACGAGAACCCTCGTGTCCGTCTTGAAGCGATCCGCGGGTTGGCACACGGCCCCGGCAACGGTGTCGAGACTGCGCTCGCGGCTCTCGACAAGCCGATGGACCGCACGCTCGACTACGCGCTCTGGCTCACGGTTCGTGAACTCGAACCGTACTGGCTCCCGGAGTTTCAGGCGGGCAAGCTCACGTTCGGCGGCGACGCCAAGAAGCTCGCGTTCGCGCTCAACGCGATCGGCAACAAGGACACCGTGAAGCCGGTTCTCGCACTCATCGACGGCGGGAACGTGCCGAAGGAGAACGTGCGCGGACTGTACCTCTTGCTCGCCCAGATCGGCGGGTCGGAGGAGTTGGCGAAAGTCTTGACTTACGCCGGACGCACCGCGGATGTGCCCGCTCCGCAACGAATCGAACTGACTCAGGCGGTCGAAGACGCGATCCGCACGCGCAAGGTGCCGGCGCCGAAGGCGGCATCGGGGCTGTCGGCGCTGTCGGCGCTGCTGGTTGATAAAGAGGCCGCGCGGCGCTCGGCCCTGCGAATCGTGGGCCTCTGGAAGGTGCAGGATCACGCTCAATTGCTTTCGGAGGTCGCGGGCGACGAAAAGGGGACGACCGAAGACCGCCGCGCCGCGCTCGATGGGCTCGTGGCGCTGGGCGGAACCTGGGCGAACACCACACTCGACGCCCTGATGTCCCCGAAATCTCCGCCCGAGTTCCGGCGCGACGCGATCATCGCGTCCACCGGCGTCAAAATCGATTCTGCGGCCCAGAAGGCCGCCGAATTCTTGTCCGACGCCAAGCCCGAGGAAGAACTCGTTGACCTCTTCGCGGCGTTCCTCAACCGCAAGGGCGGGGCCAGCGTGCTGGCCAAGGCACTCGCGGACAAGAAGCTGAACCCCGACGTGGCGAAGATCGGCCTCAAAGCGGTCCGTGCCGTCGGGCAACCGGCCGACGACCTGACCGCGGCGCTCACGAAAGCCGGCGACCTCGGTGCCGCCAGGAAGCCGCCCACGGAAGCCGAAGTGAAAGCACTCACCGCCGAAGCAGTGAAGTCGGGCGACGCCGCGCGCGGCGAGGTGATCTTCCGCCGCAAGGAACTCCAGTGCCTCGCGTGCCACGGCTACGGCGGTGCCGGCGGACAGGTCGGACCGGACCTCACCAGCATCGGTGCCAGTGCCCAGCCCGATTACCTCGTCGATTCACTGTTGCTGCCGCACAAGGCGATCAAGGAAGGTTTCGACGTCACCCGCGTGGTGACAGCCGAGGACACGGTGGTTCAGGGGATCAAGGTCCGGGAAGGAAACGGCGTACTCGTGTTGCGCTCCGCCGAGGACAAGGAGATCACGCTCCCGCTCAAGGACATCGCGGAGCGGACAAAGTCCACGAAGTCGCTCATGCCCGAAGGGCTCACGGACCAACTGACCAAGCAGGAGTTTTCCGACCTCGTGCGGTTCCTCACCGATCTGGGCAAGGTCGGCGGACCGTACGCGCCGAGCAAGGCCCGGGTGGTCCGCCGGTGGCAGGTCATCGACCCGACCAACGCGAACCTGAACGCCTTCCGCCGCGCCCGCGTTTCGGCTGCCGCAGAGTCCGACGCCCCGTTCACGTGGTCGCCGGCTTACTCTCGCGTGTCTGGGAACCTGCCGCTCGCGGATCTGCCGAAGTTCACCGTCTGGGTCGACACCGCGCAGCAGAGCGTGGTGCGGTTCCAGCTCGACGTAACCACCGCGGGCGCCGCAAAACTCAAGTTCAACTCGGTCGCGGGCCTGAGCGTTTACGTCGGGAACACGCCGGTCGATCCCCAAGCCGAGACGCTCCTCGATCTGAAAGCCGGCGTACAGACCGTGACGATCCTGATTGACCGCTCGAAACGCACTGACGAGGTGCGTGTCGAACTGGACGACGTGGAGAAGTCGCCGGCGCGGGTCGCCGTCGTGGGCGGAAAGTGA
- a CDS encoding fused DSP-PTPase phosphatase/NAD kinase-like protein has protein sequence MPNRRQLFQWVLGTGVVAVVLAPPGLLYRAQYIHAKRFREVDPGKLYRSGQMTAAGFRETIERYHIKTVVNLQHEEPDPLLANHWLGKGTILESELCKQLNVNYKLITPDLLPPGNTLEDEPPAVRDWLAILADKDNYPILLHCKAGLHRTGRLTAIYRMENNGWSVGEAMRELRANGYGFAMSSEGDDFVIQFIQNFKPRQKGVVK, from the coding sequence ATGCCGAACCGACGACAATTGTTCCAGTGGGTGCTCGGTACCGGGGTCGTCGCGGTGGTGCTCGCGCCCCCGGGGCTGCTGTACCGCGCGCAGTACATCCACGCCAAGCGGTTCCGCGAGGTCGATCCCGGGAAGCTGTACCGCTCCGGACAGATGACCGCGGCCGGCTTCCGCGAGACCATCGAGCGGTACCACATCAAGACCGTGGTGAACCTCCAGCACGAGGAGCCGGACCCGCTGCTCGCCAATCACTGGCTGGGGAAGGGTACCATCCTCGAGAGCGAGCTGTGCAAGCAGCTCAACGTGAACTACAAGCTCATCACCCCGGACCTTCTACCGCCCGGCAACACGCTCGAGGACGAGCCGCCGGCCGTCCGCGACTGGCTCGCCATCCTCGCCGACAAGGACAACTACCCGATCCTCCTGCACTGCAAGGCGGGGCTGCACCGGACCGGGCGGCTGACCGCGATCTACCGCATGGAGAACAACGGTTGGTCGGTGGGTGAGGCGATGCGCGAGCTGCGGGCGAACGGCTACGGCTTCGCGATGTCCAGCGAGGGTGACGACTTCGTCATTCAGTTTATCCAGAACTTCAAGCCGCGTCAGAAGGGAGTGGTTAAATGA
- a CDS encoding LptF/LptG family permease — protein MITTLDRMFLLSYLRSYAIVWTSLIGLYVVLDLFTHLDDFVNRPGTFVASARVIIHFYGYRIPQLFDLMAEPITLMAAAFSVSWMQRNNELLPQLSAGIPTRRAIRPILLGAALTLSLTPLNQEFLIPEVADQLMTKPDDPEGTKAQVLTGAYDTATGTHLEGYVGFRRDRRVERLNVTFSENSPSGMLHIAAAEAVYVPKGDDPLTGGWLLIGIGPEDTQRLGSRPMPTNLTALGTGRYFLKVTDADFEAVCRGGTWYIYAPTTRLREMLLDPEPRRRGKMAVLFHTRITRPLVGGIMVILGLSVILWNPNRHVIISAGLCMGVAASLFLFVIACKYLGDQEVLTAPLAAWMPVLLFGPPALVAFDSVHT, from the coding sequence ATGATCACCACCCTCGACCGGATGTTCCTGCTCAGCTACTTGCGCTCCTACGCGATCGTGTGGACGAGCCTCATCGGGCTCTATGTGGTGCTCGACCTGTTCACACACCTGGACGACTTCGTGAACCGGCCGGGCACGTTCGTGGCCAGCGCTCGCGTCATTATCCACTTCTACGGGTACCGCATCCCGCAACTGTTCGACCTGATGGCCGAGCCGATCACGCTCATGGCGGCGGCGTTCAGCGTGTCGTGGATGCAGCGGAACAACGAGCTGTTGCCGCAACTGTCTGCCGGCATCCCGACCCGGAGGGCGATCCGGCCCATCCTGCTGGGCGCGGCGCTCACGCTCAGCCTCACCCCGCTCAACCAGGAGTTCCTCATCCCCGAGGTGGCCGACCAACTGATGACTAAACCGGACGATCCGGAAGGCACGAAGGCACAAGTTCTCACAGGGGCTTATGATACGGCAACTGGAACGCACCTGGAGGGCTACGTCGGGTTCCGCCGGGACCGGCGGGTGGAGCGGCTGAACGTCACGTTTTCGGAGAACTCGCCCAGCGGGATGCTCCACATCGCCGCGGCCGAGGCCGTGTACGTCCCCAAGGGGGACGACCCACTCACCGGTGGGTGGTTGCTCATCGGCATCGGTCCCGAGGACACGCAGCGGCTCGGCAGCCGGCCGATGCCAACGAACCTGACCGCGCTCGGCACCGGGCGGTACTTCCTCAAGGTGACCGACGCCGACTTCGAGGCGGTGTGCCGCGGCGGCACCTGGTACATTTACGCGCCCACGACGCGGCTCCGGGAGATGCTCCTCGACCCCGAGCCGCGGCGGCGCGGGAAGATGGCGGTCCTGTTCCACACCCGGATCACCCGGCCCCTCGTCGGGGGGATCATGGTGATCCTCGGGCTCTCGGTGATCTTGTGGAACCCGAACCGACACGTCATTATTAGCGCCGGTTTGTGCATGGGGGTCGCGGCGTCGCTGTTCCTGTTCGTGATCGCGTGCAAGTACCTGGGCGACCAGGAGGTGCTCACGGCGCCGCTCGCCGCGTGGATGCCGGTGCTGCTGTTCGGGCCACCGGCACTGGTCGCGTTCGATTCGGTTCACACGTAG
- a CDS encoding RluA family pseudouridine synthase gives MSDELEDELALEPAPVVPSVRLREPLELLVMIKSEGMRLDQYVLLHLGADFSRSEVQRAIEAGGVSVNGKTASKPSYKVRKNDRLRIEMPAPTHDIPVPEDIPLDVLYHDDWLAVINKPPDMVVHPAKGNWSGTLVNALQWHFREHLSTGNGHLRAGIVHRLDKDTSGVILVAKDDRTHRDLAMQFESRKVFKEYVALAAGTLDRDSDYIEGALKMHPHDRLRMIVSTDADAKPALSYYEVLERFRGFALVKVQPRTGRTHQIRVHLQHAGCPVLADKLYGGRSQVKLSELAPDVPPDADEVLIARQALHAFRLRFKHPRTDQWIEAEAPLPADMRRVLEALRAHRPAR, from the coding sequence ATGTCCGACGAACTGGAAGACGAACTCGCGCTGGAACCCGCCCCGGTCGTACCGAGCGTCCGCCTCCGCGAGCCGCTCGAGCTCCTCGTGATGATCAAGTCCGAGGGGATGCGGCTGGACCAGTACGTCCTGTTGCACCTCGGCGCCGACTTCAGCCGCTCGGAGGTGCAGCGGGCGATCGAGGCCGGGGGCGTGAGCGTCAACGGCAAGACCGCGTCCAAGCCCAGTTACAAGGTGCGGAAGAACGACCGGCTCCGGATCGAGATGCCGGCCCCGACGCACGACATTCCCGTCCCCGAAGACATCCCGCTCGACGTCCTGTACCACGACGACTGGCTCGCCGTGATCAACAAGCCGCCCGACATGGTGGTCCACCCCGCGAAGGGGAACTGGTCGGGCACGCTCGTGAACGCCCTCCAGTGGCACTTCCGCGAGCACCTGAGTACCGGAAACGGCCACCTCCGGGCCGGGATCGTTCACCGGCTCGACAAGGACACGAGCGGCGTAATCCTCGTGGCGAAGGACGACCGCACGCACCGCGACCTCGCGATGCAGTTCGAATCGCGCAAGGTGTTCAAGGAGTACGTGGCGCTCGCTGCGGGGACTCTGGACCGCGACTCGGACTACATCGAGGGCGCGCTCAAGATGCACCCGCACGACCGGCTGCGCATGATCGTCTCGACCGACGCCGACGCGAAGCCCGCGCTGAGCTATTACGAGGTGCTGGAGCGGTTCCGGGGGTTCGCACTGGTAAAAGTGCAACCGCGCACCGGGCGCACGCACCAGATCCGCGTTCACCTTCAGCACGCCGGCTGCCCGGTCCTCGCGGACAAGCTGTACGGCGGCCGGTCCCAGGTGAAACTGTCGGAACTGGCACCCGACGTGCCGCCCGACGCGGACGAGGTGCTGATCGCCCGGCAGGCGCTGCACGCGTTCCGGTTGCGGTTCAAGCACCCGCGCACGGACCAGTGGATCGAAGCGGAAGCGCCGCTCCCCGCCGACATGCGCCGGGTACTGGAGGCGCTGCGAGCGCACCGACCCGCGCGATAA
- a CDS encoding endonuclease MutS2: protein MITLHATADHALMDAHTLDLLGFDKLREILVGYTSSSLGRDLARQLEPSTDVGVVRKEIALVTEMVTALGLNQPPPFNGLHDVRLIARRAAIGTMLTAEQLIEVAEALNCTGAMYRYRMRLAEHLSGLIDHLSGIEDLGTVGKSIGGCIDGRGHVLDMASRDLAAVRQKLYDLDEKVKAEIRRLLRDPELRKILSYPNATVHGDHYVLPVSVNYRHKVPGVVHRVSGTGETLFVEPASIAGLSAERVQLKADEDREVKRVLRRLSSEVGRVAKPLVYSLDVLAKLDLITAKARYSRDFDMSPPDVNTEGRLWLRNARHPLLEALFRNDPPPSNSEPGARSAEQKPEDPPSSGTASSAPRSALRAPRSESVPRSVVPIDIRLGIGFNLLVITGPNTGGKTVTLKTTGLLCLMAQCGMHLPAGEGSLVPVFRHILSDIGDEQSLEQSLSTFSSHVSRIASIFKVADDQSLILLDELGAGTDPTEGAALGRAILDQLDHVGCRAIVTTHLGDLKTYAFNNDRAENGAVEFDVETMRPTYRLHIGQFGMSNALKIARRLKLPKELLRKAHRYLKKRKGKSGELVRLQELRLEAEQAKVEALAARHDADREKEALARERAALEKETADRAALHDLRAGLKAGTVVTVQRFGSTGKVVKVDAKKQTVTVSVGIGQWEVPFEEIFPVA, encoded by the coding sequence ATGATCACTCTCCACGCCACCGCCGACCATGCCCTCATGGACGCACACACGCTCGATCTGCTCGGGTTCGACAAGCTCCGCGAAATCCTCGTCGGGTACACCTCTTCGTCGCTCGGGCGCGACCTTGCCCGGCAGCTCGAGCCGTCCACCGATGTGGGCGTGGTCCGGAAAGAAATCGCCCTCGTCACCGAGATGGTCACGGCCCTGGGGCTGAACCAGCCGCCGCCGTTCAACGGCCTGCACGACGTCCGGCTGATCGCCCGCCGCGCCGCCATCGGCACCATGCTCACGGCGGAACAACTGATCGAGGTGGCCGAAGCCCTCAACTGCACCGGCGCGATGTACCGCTACCGGATGCGCCTCGCGGAACACCTCTCGGGTCTGATCGACCACCTCTCGGGCATCGAGGACCTCGGGACCGTCGGCAAGTCCATCGGCGGGTGCATCGACGGCCGCGGGCACGTCCTCGACATGGCCAGCCGCGACCTCGCCGCCGTGCGCCAGAAGCTCTACGACCTCGACGAGAAGGTGAAGGCCGAGATCCGCCGGCTGCTGCGCGACCCAGAGCTGCGCAAGATCCTCAGCTACCCGAACGCAACCGTTCACGGCGACCATTACGTGCTGCCGGTTTCGGTCAATTACCGGCACAAGGTTCCCGGCGTCGTTCACCGCGTCAGCGGCACCGGCGAAACGCTGTTCGTGGAACCGGCCAGCATCGCCGGCCTCAGTGCGGAACGCGTCCAACTGAAGGCGGACGAGGACCGCGAGGTGAAACGCGTCCTCCGCCGGCTGAGTAGCGAAGTGGGCCGCGTGGCGAAGCCGCTGGTGTACTCGCTCGACGTCCTCGCGAAACTCGACCTCATCACCGCGAAGGCCCGCTACTCCCGCGATTTCGACATGTCTCCGCCGGACGTGAACACCGAGGGCCGGCTCTGGCTCCGCAACGCCCGGCACCCGCTCCTCGAAGCCCTGTTTAGAAATGACCCCCCTCCTTCAAACTCGGAACCCGGAGCGCGGAGCGCGGAACAGAAACCCGAAGACCCACCTTCGTCCGGTACGGCGTCTTCCGCTCCGCGCTCCGCGCTCCGCGCTCCGCGCTCCGAGAGCGTTCCGCGCTCGGTGGTCCCGATCGACATCCGGCTCGGAATCGGTTTCAACCTGCTCGTCATTACGGGACCGAACACGGGCGGGAAGACGGTCACACTGAAGACAACGGGGCTCTTGTGTCTGATGGCGCAGTGCGGGATGCACCTGCCGGCGGGGGAGGGGAGCCTGGTGCCGGTCTTCCGGCACATCCTCTCGGACATCGGCGACGAGCAGAGCCTGGAACAGTCCCTCAGCACGTTCAGTTCGCACGTCTCGCGGATCGCGTCCATCTTCAAAGTTGCCGACGACCAGAGCCTGATCCTCCTCGACGAACTCGGGGCGGGAACGGACCCGACCGAGGGCGCCGCACTGGGCCGCGCGATCCTCGACCAGCTCGATCACGTCGGCTGCCGCGCGATCGTGACCACGCACCTCGGCGATCTGAAGACCTACGCGTTCAACAACGACCGTGCCGAGAACGGGGCGGTGGAGTTCGACGTGGAGACGATGCGGCCGACGTACCGGCTGCACATCGGCCAGTTCGGGATGAGCAACGCGCTGAAGATCGCCCGTCGGCTCAAGTTGCCGAAGGAGCTGCTCCGCAAGGCGCACCGCTATCTCAAGAAGCGAAAGGGCAAGAGCGGCGAGCTGGTCCGGCTCCAGGAGCTCCGGCTCGAAGCGGAGCAGGCGAAGGTGGAGGCCCTCGCCGCCCGCCACGATGCCGACCGCGAGAAAGAGGCACTGGCGCGCGAACGGGCGGCCCTGGAGAAGGAGACCGCGGACCGGGCCGCGCTTCACGATTTACGCGCGGGCCTCAAAGCGGGCACGGTGGTGACGGTGCAGCGCTTCGGCTCGACGGGTAAAGTTGTAAAGGTGGACGCGAAGAAGCAGACCGTGACGGTCAGCGTCGGCATCGGGCAGTGGGAAGTCCCTTTTGAAGAGATATTCCCGGTGGCGTGA
- a CDS encoding peptidylprolyl isomerase has product MPPVTPVPAKPEVRPTGVAAKVNGQEIPEVAVYRALRQFPEPHKEMARKEIMAHLIENALIDQYLTALKVTVADKDVDKLIGDLKHELAGAKKDYAKELEAMMLTEAEFRTEVVAQMKWEEFVKKQGSDAALKQLFDSSPDVFDGTMVRARHILMTPGTDEAKQKDAAQTLRGIKQQVETEAAKAVAALPPTADALAKEQAKANKTDELFAAYAKQYSVCPSKKDGGDLNFFPRAGAMVEPFAKAAFALKPFEMTDVVATEFGYHLILVTARKQGAQKKFDEVKEDVRMLYSMRLREAVIAQMKPKAQITITPVAPK; this is encoded by the coding sequence GTGCCGCCGGTCACACCGGTTCCGGCCAAGCCGGAGGTGCGGCCGACCGGTGTCGCCGCCAAGGTGAACGGCCAGGAGATCCCGGAGGTCGCCGTCTACCGTGCGCTCCGCCAGTTCCCGGAGCCCCACAAGGAAATGGCCCGCAAGGAGATCATGGCCCACCTGATCGAGAACGCCCTCATCGACCAGTACCTTACGGCGCTCAAGGTCACGGTCGCCGACAAGGACGTGGACAAGTTGATCGGGGACCTGAAGCACGAGCTGGCCGGCGCCAAGAAGGACTACGCGAAGGAACTCGAGGCGATGATGCTCACCGAGGCCGAGTTCCGGACCGAGGTGGTGGCGCAGATGAAGTGGGAGGAGTTCGTCAAGAAGCAGGGCTCCGACGCGGCGCTCAAGCAGCTCTTCGACTCCAGCCCGGACGTGTTCGACGGCACGATGGTCCGCGCCCGGCACATCCTGATGACCCCGGGCACCGACGAGGCCAAGCAGAAGGACGCCGCCCAGACGCTCCGCGGCATCAAGCAGCAGGTGGAGACCGAGGCCGCGAAAGCGGTCGCCGCGCTGCCGCCGACGGCCGACGCCCTCGCCAAAGAGCAGGCCAAGGCGAACAAGACCGACGAACTGTTCGCCGCCTACGCCAAGCAGTACTCGGTGTGCCCGTCCAAGAAGGACGGCGGCGACCTGAACTTCTTCCCCCGCGCCGGCGCGATGGTCGAGCCGTTCGCCAAGGCCGCGTTCGCGCTCAAGCCGTTCGAGATGACCGACGTGGTCGCGACCGAGTTCGGGTACCACCTGATCCTGGTCACGGCGCGCAAGCAGGGGGCACAGAAAAAGTTCGACGAGGTGAAGGAGGACGTGCGCATGCTCTACTCGATGCGCCTCCGCGAGGCGGTCATCGCGCAGATGAAGCCCAAGGCGCAGATCACCATCACGCCCGTTGCTCCGAAGTAG
- a CDS encoding SGNH/GDSL hydrolase family protein: MFVSALLSATLIVPAADAAKPFEFKDGDRIVWLGNTLVEREQRYGYWETALLAANADKTITVRNLGWSGDTVFGDARAGFDNAAKGYERMVSLALELKPTVIFVSFGTNEAFEGKDGLPKFEKGLEKLLDSLKPANARIVLFSPREFLPSPSLPDPKTANANLALYRDVIKTVSEKRGLRFADLFDAKRSPAGSLTDNGIHLTEIGYRETASLFLSALGIDSPTASREKLEPLRRAVVAKNEQFFNKWRPQNETYLFGFRRHEQGKNAKEIAEFDPFIAKAEDEITKLRKGLK; the protein is encoded by the coding sequence ATGTTCGTTTCCGCTCTTCTCTCCGCCACGCTCATCGTGCCCGCGGCCGACGCCGCGAAGCCGTTCGAGTTCAAGGACGGCGACCGTATCGTGTGGCTCGGTAATACCTTGGTGGAGCGCGAGCAGCGGTACGGGTACTGGGAAACCGCGCTGCTCGCCGCGAACGCCGACAAGACGATCACCGTCCGGAACCTCGGCTGGAGCGGCGACACGGTGTTCGGCGACGCCCGCGCCGGCTTCGATAACGCCGCCAAGGGCTACGAGCGGATGGTGTCGCTCGCACTGGAGTTGAAGCCGACCGTGATCTTCGTCAGCTTCGGCACGAACGAAGCGTTCGAGGGCAAAGACGGGCTGCCGAAGTTCGAGAAGGGGTTGGAGAAGTTGCTCGACTCGCTGAAGCCCGCGAACGCCCGAATCGTGCTGTTCTCGCCCCGCGAGTTCCTCCCGTCCCCGAGTCTCCCCGACCCCAAGACCGCGAACGCGAACCTCGCTCTCTACCGCGACGTGATCAAAACCGTCTCAGAAAAACGTGGCTTGCGGTTCGCTGACCTCTTCGACGCCAAGCGGTCCCCCGCGGGATCGCTCACAGACAACGGCATCCACCTGACCGAGATCGGGTACCGGGAAACGGCGTCGCTCTTCCTGTCCGCGCTTGGGATCGACTCGCCGACCGCGAGCAGGGAGAAACTCGAACCGCTGCGCCGGGCCGTGGTGGCGAAGAACGAGCAGTTCTTCAACAAGTGGCGGCCGCAGAATGAAACGTACCTGTTCGGGTTCCGCAGGCACGAACAGGGGAAGAACGCGAAGGAGATCGCCGAGTTCGATCCGTTCATCGCCAAGGCCGAGGACGAGATCACCAAGCTCCGAAAGGGGCTGAAGTAA
- a CDS encoding CbiM family transporter translates to MSFPLLAVHLSDGALTEAWLAAGFGGLAVLLLIAMWKVREEEVPRIGVLTAAFFVASSIHIKLAVLPTSVHLILNGLVGVVLGRRAPLAVTVGLALQYLLLSHGGLTTIGINACIVGVPALAAGAAYPVLRRLGVSPFVRGAVLGGGAAAGAVVLNFLVLLFGGKEDWQTLARLVLLAHVPVVVIEGLMLGVLVSYLEKVKPEMLGSQNPVPDTPKDPNDAAW, encoded by the coding sequence ATGTCATTCCCGCTGCTCGCTGTGCATTTGTCGGACGGGGCGCTCACCGAGGCGTGGTTGGCGGCGGGCTTCGGCGGCCTCGCGGTCCTGCTCCTCATTGCGATGTGGAAGGTGCGCGAGGAAGAGGTCCCGCGCATCGGCGTACTTACGGCCGCGTTCTTCGTAGCCTCCAGCATTCACATCAAGCTCGCGGTCCTGCCAACGAGCGTTCACCTCATCCTGAACGGCTTGGTCGGCGTCGTTCTGGGGCGGCGCGCGCCGCTCGCGGTCACCGTCGGGTTGGCGTTGCAATATCTGCTCCTTTCGCACGGCGGCCTCACCACGATCGGAATCAACGCGTGCATTGTCGGCGTGCCGGCGCTCGCGGCCGGAGCGGCGTACCCGGTGTTACGCCGACTCGGCGTGTCCCCGTTTGTGCGCGGCGCGGTTCTCGGCGGCGGGGCCGCCGCCGGTGCGGTCGTTCTCAACTTCCTGGTGCTGCTCTTCGGTGGAAAAGAGGACTGGCAGACGCTCGCGCGGCTGGTGCTCCTCGCGCACGTCCCCGTCGTCGTGATCGAAGGGCTGATGCTCGGCGTGCTGGTGAGCTATCTGGAGAAGGTGAAGCCGGAGATGCTGGGTTCTCAGAATCCGGTCCCCGACACACCCAAAGACCCGAACGACGCGGCTTGGTAG